The DNA window TCTCTAGAGGAGATAACCGGTCTCTTTAGTTTGGAATATAAGCTCATGCAGGCGAAAAGGTCTATCGGGATAAGCCTGATTTTTACTAAGGAATATCGCAGAAAAGGGTCAGTTCAAGTGGCATACCATATATTGTAGGAAATGAAATGAGGTCATCAAGATGTTGTGTAAGTACCCAGTGCAAAAGCACATTGAAAGGCGTCGGACGGCGGCGCTTTGCGAGAAGATCCCTCATTCCGGTCCATTTTCAGAGGGAGAGTGCGGTGAAGGCTATGTGGAAAAAGTAAGCGAATCAGCGCGGTATATCTATTGGTTACGAACCTCCGCCTCTCCCTACCCTCCTGGAAAGGGACGGGGCGAGGTCAGCTTTCTCTCGTGCTGTTCAGAACCCGAGCCTGTCGAGGGGGAAGGCTCCCAGCGAGGGCGGGTGGTGGTTCAAAACGGTTCCGAATGCGGTCCTTCAACAAGATCGCCTATCGGGAAATGCCTGATTCAGGCCCGAAAATGTATTTCAAAGTTCAATCAGATCCTTCCTGATGGCTATTTTCGTCAAGGCGGCGACTGAGCGGACGTCCAGTTTTTCCATAATGTTGTACTTGTGGCTCTCAGCGGTCTTCGGACTGATACTAAGCTTGTCGGCGATCTCCTTGGGGGTATAACCGTCGGCCAGCAGGACGAACACCTCCTTCTCCCGAACGCTGAGCTTCGCTATCTCGTCACCGGCTTCGGTGTGGTCTCTCACCTCGCCCAGTTCCAGCTTCCTCATGTGATCCTGAAGCTTCTTCTGAATGGCTTTGCTGTAGAACGTTCCACCCGCTCGTACGACCTTGAGGGCCAGCACCAGATCCGACAAAGGCTCTTCCTTGAGCACGTAGGCGGAAACACCGTGCCTGAACAACTCGGTCACATACGCCGTGTCCGAAAACATGGTGAATATGACGATACGGCTTCGGTCGCTGCATTGCCGGATCTCGGACGCTGCTTCGACTCCATCCAAATTCGGCATGGAAATATCCAGAACGATCAGATCCGGTTTGAGGGATTTGACCTGTTCGATGGCCTGGAGTCCGTCCGTGGCCACTCCCGCCACCTCCAGATCGGGTTCCTTTTCAATGGCCCTGCGGATGCCTTCGGCCACCACGTGATGGTCGTCCGCAATCAGCACGGTCGCCTTTTCACTCATGTTGCTTGACCTCCGGAAGCGTGTCGGATGTTCGCTGGTGAGTCCGCTTTAGTCCATCGGAATTTCAAGGAGTACGTGGGCGCCATTCCCGATCTGCGTTTCCAGTTGACATGAGATTTGATTGAAGGTCTGTTTGTTCGTGAACGGCGGCATTGAAATCCGCGACATCGGTTCCTCCAATATGGTTCCGGGGGATAAGGATGAGCCGTGACATTGCTCTATTGGCGAAGACCTCCCCGCCATCTTTGTCCGGCACGGCCATAGGCTCGAAATCCATGTCGAGAATGGCGTGCTCCAGATCCCAGGCTCTCTCCGTTTCTTGATCAGTTTATGGAGACCCTCGTGGCTATTTCTCCGACCGTCAATCGATGAGCAGGTAAGTACTGCGCCATGGATCCGATTGGCCGTTGTGCGATTGAGCAAAATGTATAGAAACCACCATTCACCGCCTGCGGTTTTCCTGTGAAGAAAACCTTTTAAAACGGCGAAAACGGCGGCCGTGGGCCGGCCCATCTACTCCACAGGAATCTCTTCGCCTTGTGTCCGGAGCGGCCATTCGATTTCGATCAGGCCTTTTTCCACGAACCGGACTTTAATGTCTCCTTTTTCGACCCCTTTGTTTATCCTGAGGCGCAGCAGGTTCGAATCGGAAGTTCGCGAGTATTTCACCCTGAAAGGTCTGGGCCCCAAAAACGCTCCCATGCCGAAAGGACCGATTCTTACATCGAACAAATCGTCCCAGTCATCCTCAAATTTCATGTCCCTTCTCCCTGAGTATACTCGTAATTTTTAGTCGGTATAACAAGTACTTTAACTCTGACACTAGCCTTGACAGAAGTCAAACATAACTTATCCGGGGATGAAAGCTCATTCCACGTCTCCCCCGTTCCACGAGGGACCGAGCGTCCATAGGGGGCCGTGTTGACACTGAAGGGAAAAGCTGCTACGCGGTGAATCGGCGCGGAAGGAACACCTTTGCTGCGCGGAACCTTAGGAGGAGCCAGGAGGGAAGGCTGTGGAGGATTTTCGAGTGAAAAAGATGTTCGAGTCCATAGCCTTCTCTTATGATTTTCAGAACAGCGTCCTTTCCCTATGGCAAGACGCACGTTGGAGGCGAATACTGGCAAAATCCCTCAAGTTTGAAAGCGGTCCGCTGGTGCTCGATCTGGCCACCGGCACCGCTGAAGTGGCGATGGAGATTTGCGGGCGCCATGCCGGGGCCCGGGTTATCGGAGTGGATTTTTCTCCCGGCATGCTGTCGATCGGCCGGAAGAAGATCAAGGCAATGGGCCTGGAAAACCGGATTCATTTGCTGGTTGGAGACGCCCGCCGATTACCGGTCGGAAGCGTCTCTTTCGATTGCGCGACCATCTCGTTCGGTATCCGCAATATTGAAGAGCGCCGGGTCGTTCTGGATGAAATGAGGCAGGCGTTGAAAGAAGGCGGTCAGCTTCTGATCATGGAGTTCGACTTTCCGGATGTCGCCGTGCTGAACCGACTCTATGGCATCTATTTTAACCACATTTTACCACCGTTGGGAAATTGGCTGTCCCGGACCGACTATGCTTACTCGTATCTCGTGGAATCCATTCGCGGGTTCCCCACTGATGCGGAGTTTCGCGCCGAGATCGCGGAAGCCGGGTTCGAGCAAGTGAAAAGCCGGAGCCTTACCTTCGGCATCGCCAAAATTTACAGCGGAATCAAACGTTCTTCCTAAAAAATCATGAAAGTCAATTGGCCTGAACGAATTTGGGTGAACAGCCCGGTGCGTATGCTGGCACAGACGAGGGAGGCCCTCTGGTTCAAACAAGTTCGCCCTCTGGCGCCGGGCGGCCGTTGTTTGGAAATCGGCTGCGGGCGCGGCGTGGGCGCAAAAATGATTTCCAGAACCTTTTCCCCGCGAAGAATCGATGCAATTGACATCGATCCGGCGATGATCGAGCTTGCGGTTCGAAAGCTTACCGGATCAGGCAAATGCCGAATCTTTTTCCTGGTGGCGGATGCGCAGCACATTCCTTACGGGGACGCCTGTTTCGACGCGGTCTTCAACTTCGGGATCATACATCATCTCGAGGATTGGAGACAGGGAATCAAGGAGATTTCCCGTGTGCTTGTCAAAGGCGGGGCTTTCTACTTCGAAGAGATCTATCCGCCTCTCTACGCCAACCGGCTCTTCCGACGTCTTCTGGTCCACCCTACGCAAGACCGTTTCTTCGGCCCGGATTACCGGAATGCCTTGTCGGGAGTTGGTCTGAAGCTCAGATCCTCCTATCGTGAAAGCCGCTTTGGTATTCTGGGAGTTGCCGAAAAGGAATAGACGGAAATTGCCTGGAATAGGCATTTGCCACTGGTCGAAGCCATCAAAGCCTCCCCTTCCGAAATATGGAGATGATCAACCAGAGACCCAGGATCGTAGCGATGCCGTACCCGCAAATGCCCAGAAGGCCGGTCAAAGATATGGTTCTGTCGCCCAGGAACTCGATGGTAAATTCCATGATCGTTTGAGAGGAATTCAGAACGAGGGAACCTCCTATCACGGAAGCACAAACAATCATTCCCACTGTCAGGCGGTTGACCGCCTTGTCGATCTGCACGTCAAGATCGTGAAACCCCCCGTGCACGAGTTCGATGCGCTGTTTCCCTTCGGCCACTTGTCTCAGGATTTCGTGCATGAACTTCGGCATGACTTTCACGTGTCCGCCAACGTCCCGGGCTTCACGGTTCATCCTCCTGAACGCCTTCCTTGGATCGTGCTCCCGTTCGATCAATCGGATGGCGTAAGGCCGTGTCACTTCGAGAATGCTCGCGTCGCTTTTCAAGATCTTGCCAAGGGCTTCGGTCTGCACGAAGGTTTTTAGGAGCAGCAAGAGGTTTCTGGGAAGGCGGACACGATACTTGAGCACGAGGCGCATAATCTGGTCGTACATGTCCTTGAATGAAATGGTACTCAGGGACCGGCCGTAAAAGGTTTCGCTCATGTCCTCCAAATCCGCCCGGAAGTTCCCCAGTTTCTGAGTTTGTTCGTCGACCAGGCCAGCGTTCCGCAAGGCGTCCATGACCATGTCGTAATCGTGTTCGGCGTAACCCAGAAAGAGATTGGCAACCTGTTGCTTGGTATCGTTATCGAGGTAGCCTGTAATGCCGAAATCCACGAGAGAGACCTTGCCGTCACGCAACACGATCGTATTCCCGGGGTGGGGGTCCGCATGAAAAAAACCGTACTCCATCAACTGTTTCGAAAAAGAGCGCAGACCGATCAAAGCCACTTCTTTGGGGTCGATGCCCTGAGCTTCGATCTCCTGTACATGATCCATTTTGATGCCGTCGATATGTTCCATCACGAGCACGGACTTGGTCGTATAGTCCCAATACACCTTGGGGATGTAAATCTCGCTGCTCCCCCGGAAGTTCTTTCTGAATTTCTCGATGCTCCCCCCTTCGATGAACATGTCGAGTTCTTTGTAGATGACGCGTTCGAACTCTTTGACCAATTCCGTGGCTCCGATGATGCGGCCCATTTCGAACGTTTTCTCGAATCTAGCGGCCAGGTAGTACATCAATCGGATGTCCTCTTGGATCTTTCCTCGTATTCTGGGTCTGATTACCTTTACGGCTACTCTCTCGTTGTTCCGCGTGGTGGCGAGATGAACCTGCGCAACCGATGCGGCGGCCAGTGGCTCAGGGTCGAATTCAGCGAATACTTCTAGAAGAGGGCGCCTCAGCTGTCCCTCGACAAGCTGCTTGATGTCTGAGAAAGGCGCCGGGGGAACCTGATCCTGAAGCTTTTTGAACTCCTCGATATATTCGGGAGGAAAGATATCCGCCCGAGTGCTCATCAATTGTCCCATCTTTACGAAGGTGGGCCCCAGGTCTTGGAGGGCCATACGGAATCTCGTGGGTGTCGGAAATCCGGATCTGAGCCACAAATGCTCGTCGGCCGCTTCTTTCCCTCTCTTCGTCCTACCCAGAAGCCGCTCCGTCACATCTCCAAGGCTGTGTTTCATCACGAGCAACGAGATGACGGCGGCCCTTTTCAATGGTATCCGGCCACCGGGAGCCCCAATAGGTCTCATTGTCTTCTCCCTCCCTGACGACGGGCTGAGATGAGCGCCTCAGCCGAGGGCCTGGACGGCTGATCTCCGGGGGTCGTCAAGAACCTAGTCTTTTGATCGGATTGAGCGGCGAACCTGTTACTGGTCACACCTTCCAAGCCTCCGAAATGTCTCACCGGAGGTTTCGTTTCCAAGGTGGCTGTTCGTGAGGGGTGTCTTGTCGTGAAGCAACGACGTGGTCAGAATACGCTCTTACCGGCCGATTGTAAAGACGGACCTGCCGGATCCTCCTGCGGCTCTTCTGATGGGAAATGACGATGGGGTACTACGGTATGTCGTGTAGTTTGAGCCCGGAATCACCCGGTCTTCGTTCACGAAGACCGTACGTATTGAACCGCGTTGATTCCTAGGCTTGAATAAGATACATTCGAATGGCCCCTTTTTATTGGAGTTTTCCATTTGTTACAGGAATCTCGTCTTATGCGGACAAGAGGAAAAGGAGGGACGAATGCCGTCCGGAAACGGACTTGAGAGCTTGCCGCCATTATGAGAAATCCAGATGTGATGCTTGGTCGGAGGGTCCCGGCAGGTCTTTCACGACTGAAGCCTTTCTTAGCCCTTTCTAGAACTCCCCATCTGCTCCTAGATCTTGCGGCGCCGGCTCTTTCAGCGCTCCTGTGGTTGAGGGCTTTTCCTTCGGCGCGGGTCATGGTCCTGGGGTTCGTCACGGCCTTTGCCGGGTACACGGCCGTATACGCTTTGAATGATCTGGTCGACTTCCGGAACGATAGAAAGAAAGTCCTGGAGGGAGGGTGCCGGCAGTGCGAGAACTATCTCGATGGGGCCATGGTGAGACACCCTATGGCGCAGGGTCTGCTGAGTTTCCTGGAAGGGCTGCTGTGGGCCGGTGGATGGGCCCTCGTATCCCTGATTTGCGCCTACCTTTTGAACCCGGTGTGTGTTCTCATTTTCCTTGCAGGCGCCTCCCTCGAGATCGTCTATTGCCTCTTGTGGAAAATCAGCCCCTTTCGCACAGTGGTCAGCGGCGCCGTGAAAACATGCGGCGCTCTCGCCGCCGTCTATGCCGTGGATTCCAGTCCTTCCTTGCTTTTTCTGGGAATGCTTTTTTGCTGGCTTTTTTCCTGGGAGATCGGCGGCCAAAACATACCCAACGATTGGGCGGAGATTGAAGAAGACACGCGTTTCCAGGCAAAAACGGTGCTGATTCAGTTCGGCGCCAAACGGGCTAGCGTGATTGCCCTTGCCTGCGTTTTCGTCGCGTTCATCATGAACCCGGCTCTTCTCCTCGTGAAGGACCAAGAGTTCCCAATCCTGTATGGTGCGGCCTCTTCTTTTATCGGATTCTATCTGCTCCTGATTCCGGCCTACCGGCTCTTTCGAACCAGGGAGCGCCTCCAGGCCCTGATCCTGTTCAAGAAGGCCAGTTACTACCCTTTGGCCCTGCTGATTGTTTTGACGATCAGGATTCTTGCCTACTCTACTTGATCCACGCACAACGCTCGAAAGATCATATCCGATTTGGCCATGGTCCTTCGTGTGGTAATTATCCTGGTTTGGTTCGTGGGGGATCCAAATTCAGCGGCCGACAAATGTGAAGTGGAGAAGAGTGTAGATAGGCATAGGGTGGCCTTTCATGTGTTGACCCTATTTTGGAGTAAAGCCGGATGTTCTAATGTGTCATCCTGCTCGCGATTCACATTGGGTAGAATCCCTGACCGCAACGTGTGGTGTTCCTTTTGCTGGATTCGGATACGCCTTTGGGGCATTATGAGGAGAATGTTCGGTCTCCCGAAATCCTTTTTGACGAGTTTTCTTGAATGAGATTCGACAGGTTCTGGCTCTATCGTCGCATTCTTCTCTCGAGTCGCTTTGCTGCGTGCCTGTGGCGGTCGAGGCAGAATAT is part of the Deltaproteobacteria bacterium genome and encodes:
- a CDS encoding AarF/ABC1/UbiB kinase family protein; the encoded protein is MRPIGAPGGRIPLKRAAVISLLVMKHSLGDVTERLLGRTKRGKEAADEHLWLRSGFPTPTRFRMALQDLGPTFVKMGQLMSTRADIFPPEYIEEFKKLQDQVPPAPFSDIKQLVEGQLRRPLLEVFAEFDPEPLAAASVAQVHLATTRNNERVAVKVIRPRIRGKIQEDIRLMYYLAARFEKTFEMGRIIGATELVKEFERVIYKELDMFIEGGSIEKFRKNFRGSSEIYIPKVYWDYTTKSVLVMEHIDGIKMDHVQEIEAQGIDPKEVALIGLRSFSKQLMEYGFFHADPHPGNTIVLRDGKVSLVDFGITGYLDNDTKQQVANLFLGYAEHDYDMVMDALRNAGLVDEQTQKLGNFRADLEDMSETFYGRSLSTISFKDMYDQIMRLVLKYRVRLPRNLLLLLKTFVQTEALGKILKSDASILEVTRPYAIRLIEREHDPRKAFRRMNREARDVGGHVKVMPKFMHEILRQVAEGKQRIELVHGGFHDLDVQIDKAVNRLTVGMIVCASVIGGSLVLNSSQTIMEFTIEFLGDRTISLTGLLGICGYGIATILGLWLIISIFRKGRL
- a CDS encoding UbiA family prenyltransferase, translating into MRNPDVMLGRRVPAGLSRLKPFLALSRTPHLLLDLAAPALSALLWLRAFPSARVMVLGFVTAFAGYTAVYALNDLVDFRNDRKKVLEGGCRQCENYLDGAMVRHPMAQGLLSFLEGLLWAGGWALVSLICAYLLNPVCVLIFLAGASLEIVYCLLWKISPFRTVVSGAVKTCGALAAVYAVDSSPSLLFLGMLFCWLFSWEIGGQNIPNDWAEIEEDTRFQAKTVLIQFGAKRASVIALACVFVAFIMNPALLLVKDQEFPILYGAASSFIGFYLLLIPAYRLFRTRERLQALILFKKASYYPLALLIVLTIRILAYST
- a CDS encoding response regulator transcription factor; the protein is MSEKATVLIADDHHVVAEGIRRAIEKEPDLEVAGVATDGLQAIEQVKSLKPDLIVLDISMPNLDGVEAASEIRQCSDRSRIVIFTMFSDTAYVTELFRHGVSAYVLKEEPLSDLVLALKVVRAGGTFYSKAIQKKLQDHMRKLELGEVRDHTEAGDEIAKLSVREKEVFVLLADGYTPKEIADKLSISPKTAESHKYNIMEKLDVRSVAALTKIAIRKDLIEL
- a CDS encoding ubiquinone/menaquinone biosynthesis methyltransferase, with protein sequence MEDFRVKKMFESIAFSYDFQNSVLSLWQDARWRRILAKSLKFESGPLVLDLATGTAEVAMEICGRHAGARVIGVDFSPGMLSIGRKKIKAMGLENRIHLLVGDARRLPVGSVSFDCATISFGIRNIEERRVVLDEMRQALKEGGQLLIMEFDFPDVAVLNRLYGIYFNHILPPLGNWLSRTDYAYSYLVESIRGFPTDAEFRAEIAEAGFEQVKSRSLTFGIAKIYSGIKRSS
- a CDS encoding class I SAM-dependent methyltransferase, translated to MKVNWPERIWVNSPVRMLAQTREALWFKQVRPLAPGGRCLEIGCGRGVGAKMISRTFSPRRIDAIDIDPAMIELAVRKLTGSGKCRIFFLVADAQHIPYGDACFDAVFNFGIIHHLEDWRQGIKEISRVLVKGGAFYFEEIYPPLYANRLFRRLLVHPTQDRFFGPDYRNALSGVGLKLRSSYRESRFGILGVAEKE